One window of the Chryseotalea sp. WA131a genome contains the following:
- a CDS encoding GNAT family N-acetyltransferase — MELIFKCARVVDFSFQSSHFIYNNPIHLVTQSKSGWWHYTAAAGKSVVAEVYFNLKLKVASSPFRAPFSGFEIKKQVSSAQLTSFLRFILDDLKNKKVTEVRIKNAPQLLEPKPNNNLHQVLTQAGFQYEEEVASLVQIDQNSLLSKMVPAKRNRLRKSAFQLGFKAEPLQKLKEVYNFLSLCRQERGQALSMNYSDMLKFSKGLPQNLLLYSVSHQDEMTAAAIVIKVNNSVLYTFYYGHLRKFDKLSPIPFLLDQLYGVAKKQGYQWVDLGTAMLNNSINRPLLHFKKSIGAITTVKRSYLKVL; from the coding sequence TCATTTACAATAACCCAATTCATTTGGTCACTCAATCGAAAAGTGGTTGGTGGCACTACACCGCAGCAGCAGGCAAATCAGTTGTAGCGGAAGTTTATTTCAATCTAAAGTTGAAAGTAGCCAGCAGCCCCTTCCGCGCTCCCTTTTCTGGCTTTGAAATTAAAAAGCAAGTAAGCTCAGCGCAGTTAACTTCTTTCCTGCGGTTTATTTTAGACGATTTAAAGAACAAAAAAGTAACGGAGGTGCGGATAAAGAACGCTCCTCAACTACTTGAGCCGAAACCCAATAACAATCTTCATCAAGTATTGACGCAAGCAGGATTTCAATATGAAGAAGAAGTGGCAAGTTTAGTTCAGATAGATCAGAATTCGTTGTTGAGTAAAATGGTACCCGCCAAAAGAAATCGTTTACGAAAAAGTGCTTTTCAGTTGGGGTTTAAAGCGGAGCCGCTCCAAAAATTAAAAGAAGTGTATAATTTTTTGTCCCTGTGCCGGCAGGAGCGGGGCCAAGCTTTGTCCATGAACTACTCGGATATGCTAAAATTCAGTAAAGGGTTACCGCAAAATCTTTTATTGTATTCCGTTTCTCACCAAGATGAGATGACGGCCGCGGCCATTGTGATCAAAGTCAACAATTCGGTTTTGTACACATTTTATTATGGCCATCTGAGAAAGTTTGATAAGCTTAGTCCCATTCCATTTTTATTAGATCAATTGTATGGTGTTGCAAAGAAACAAGGGTATCAATGGGTTGACCTTGGAACTGCCATGTTAAATAATTCCATTAATCGACCGCTCTTGCATTTCAAAAAAAGTATCGGTGCCATTACCACGGTAAAAAGAAGTTACTTAAAAGTTTTGTGA